The nucleotide window GAAGCATTTGCCTGTCGCATTTGATTGGCCTTTGAAATCTAGCTGCAAATGCTTCGCCCGCAGTGTGTATTTGTTCTATGGTTGTTCTTATAGCCCAACAATCAGAGCAATATCCGGGATGGAGTCGTACCAGTGCCGCCAAGTGATACCCCGATATTCAATTTCAGGATGTCCCGCCAGGTCCTCATAACCCGGATATGTCGGGCCGTTGTATCTCATAGAGAATACTGTCCTGCCGTTATCAGCTACATAAAACTGCACAGCAGTCTGCCTTTTTCCATTTGGGTTGGCCCAAGTAACCTGAAGACATCGGTATTCTTTTGACCCAATTCTCACAGAATGGACACCGCCGACGCTCATTACCCATTCCTCCACATATTCCGGCTCAGTTCCTATTGTATATACAGGTTCATGTCCGGTTATTTCAAGACCTGGCTTAAGCAGTCTTGGCTTTGGTGTAGTGGTGCCGGACTTATATGCCCACACCCCGGCATCCGGTGTCTCTATCTCCACCATGCCCTTGAGTGATCCTTCACTGATAATATGGTTCCAGAATGACCGTTCTTTGGGATAATCCGAATGCCCCTCGCGATAGCGAGCCTCGACCTCCAATATCTCAAAGTCATCCACTCGTATTCTGCGTGTCACTCTTCCCAGATGGGCGCCCGTGAATACCAGCTTCCCATTATTGGGTTGTTCTTTGGGGTAATCATAAAACGCAAACTCACCCTCTCCGCCCAAATGGAGCGGGATGAAGTGCCCCATATTGTCTGTGCACTCGATCTCAAGATCATCATTGGCAACAGCGGTAATGCTGATTTCAGGCTCATACTCAGGAAACTTAAACATGGTCTTTATCTCCTATATCGCGCGTCCCCACGGACTCATCACAAGGGGCTTATTCTCTTTTTTTGCAGGTATTATCATTCTGAATGGGTCATCTACATACCAGATATGAGCATGTGGCTTAGGCTTGGTGAGCATCAGCTTTTGCCTGATATTTGCACGCAGTGTCTCCGGCATCGGAGGAACTCCCTTATCTGACATTTCAGCATTTTGATTCTGCACCCGGCTCTGTAACTTCCGGCACTCAGAGCAGGTTCTGAGATGATCCTCAAGCTCTGTCACCTCGACATCAGTAAGCTCGTCATCAATACCGGCAGATATCATCTCAATGTAGTGCTCGCATGTCATTTGATATTTACCTCCAGTGTCTTGGCAAGCGCCATCCTTGCACGTGATATCCTCATCTTAACTGCGGCTGTAGTGCAATCCAGGATATCGGCGATTTCAGCGTAGCTGAGATTTTCGTAAACACGAAGTATCAGTGGCAGCCGGAGCAATTCAGGCAGCTTTGTAATCTCAGAGTCAACCGACTCTTTGTTAATGCACTCAACAGGATTACCGCATGTTGTAGTGATTTGATCCATATCATCTATACTGCACACCAATTCACGTTTTTGCTTTCTCAACTGCTGTAGGCAGATGTTTGTCGTTACCTTGTACAGCCAAGTGGAGAAAGCGGACTCACACCGGTATGTTCCAATCTGTTTCCACACTTGAATCCATACCTCCTGAGCCATGTCTTCCGCATCGGTTACGCTGATAGTCATACGTGCGCACAGCCTCCACACCATCTGTCCGTAGAGGTTATATAGATCATTGAACGCTTGCTCATCACCTCTCTGGCATCTGACAATCAGATCGGTATGTACGGTTGGCAATTCCGGCTTCATAGTGATTCCTTAAAAACGTTCTCAGTGGAATAGATGCTTGATCTTAATGCAAAGTAACAACCACAATCAAGATATCCGATGCTTGAGATTGAGAAATAGCACTGAGTGTCCAACCAATGTCATTCCCGACCTGATCGGGGATCCAGAACGCTGCACTGCAATATGGCTTAAGTGTCTGGATTTCCGCTTTTGCGGAAATGACAAAAACACAATGCTGATCTGCTGATCGTCCTGGAAATCTTTCCCCGGATGCACATTTATGGGACAGCCAGATTTTTTGTGAAGCATTTGCTGATTGATGAGCCGGGAGGGCGTCCCTCCTGTCGAGCCTTGTGGCTTCCACGGATAAACGCCTGCCAGCTTGTGTCGATACGTCGACATCTGTAAAATATAAAGTATAACCTGCGCCCGTATCGAACTATTATGGACGCAGAGTTCGTATTCAATACGTCTGCGAATTACAAAATACCGGCAGTTCCGGGCTCTTTGCCCTCGACTCTCTGCTCTCAGCTGTTTTAAGGAAAAAATATGACACCAAGCGAATTGAAAGAGATGCCGCACCGCTCGGAGTATCGACATCCTGAGCCATATCCACCGGAAGATACCCCACCATGCCCACCGGACAGGTCACAGAAAATCAAGAGCTTTCTTGCCAAGCGGTGGAAGCGGCTTGTTCAACTGGCCATAGTCCTGTCCATATCATTTGCCTTGTATGAATATGTCGCGCTGCCGCATCCTGTGAATGTGGCAGGGGTGAAGACTGTGACCACCACCGAGACCATCGGCGCGACGGGCAAGGTTCGGGGCAATCGAGTTGCCGACCTGGGGATGGACACCTCGGGTGTCATCAGCAGTATATACGTCAAGGAGGGTGACCGTGTCAGTGCGGGCACACCGATCCTGTCGCTTTCACAGCCTGAACTCAGGGCGAGTGCCGATGCCGCATTAGCGGGTCTGGATAGTGCGAACGCCGAACTCGCCCGTGCAAGCCGTGGTCCGCTTCCGTCAGAGATACGCGAGGCAAGGGCGAACCTTGCGCAGGCGCAGTCTGTCGGTCAGGCAAGGATTGCTCAGGCTCAGGCCAAACTCAGGACTGTTAAGCGCGGTCCCAGGTCTCAAGAGATAGCAGAGGCGAATTCAGAACTCCAGCGCAGGCAGGATATTTTCTCTAAAGCGCAGCTCGACTACAAACGTCTGGAAAAACTGGTCAAGCAGGGCGCGGTAGCTCAGTCTCAGCTCGATGACGCTAAGACCAATCTCGACACTTCCCGGTCGAGTGTCGATGCGCAGAAGTCCCGCGTGAGCCTGCTCAAGGAGGGCGCGACCTCGGATGAGATAGCCGAGGCAAACGCGGCTCTGGCCGAGGCAAAAGCCAGCCGTGACACGAACGTTGCTGCGGCAAGAGAGCGTCTGAACACGCTGCTCTCCCAGCCACGGCGTGAAGAGGTAACTGCCGCAAGAGCGAATGTCAGTCAGGCGCGAGCCGAATATCGGCGCTCACTGGATGTGTCTTCCAAGTCCGAGCTGAAAGCGCCGTTCAGCGGTGTGGTGGCTGACATTCCGGTCGAGCAAGGCCAGTCGATCTCGCCGGGTCAGAAGCTTGTGGTCCTTCATGAGATGACCAGGCCGCTTATAGAAGTGGAGACGGATGAAGAAAACCTAAGCGCTCTGGCAGTCGGCCAGAAAGCGATTG belongs to bacterium and includes:
- a CDS encoding RNA polymerase sigma factor, yielding MKPELPTVHTDLIVRCQRGDEQAFNDLYNLYGQMVWRLCARMTISVTDAEDMAQEVWIQVWKQIGTYRCESAFSTWLYKVTTNICLQQLRKQKRELVCSIDDMDQITTTCGNPVECINKESVDSEITKLPELLRLPLILRVYENLSYAEIADILDCTTAAVKMRISRARMALAKTLEVNIK
- a CDS encoding efflux RND transporter periplasmic adaptor subunit, which produces MTPSELKEMPHRSEYRHPEPYPPEDTPPCPPDRSQKIKSFLAKRWKRLVQLAIVLSISFALYEYVALPHPVNVAGVKTVTTTETIGATGKVRGNRVADLGMDTSGVISSIYVKEGDRVSAGTPILSLSQPELRASADAALAGLDSANAELARASRGPLPSEIREARANLAQAQSVGQARIAQAQAKLRTVKRGPRSQEIAEANSELQRRQDIFSKAQLDYKRLEKLVKQGAVAQSQLDDAKTNLDTSRSSVDAQKSRVSLLKEGATSDEIAEANAALAEAKASRDTNVAAARERLNTLLSQPRREEVTAARANVSQARAEYRRSLDVSSKSELKAPFSGVVADIPVEQGQSISPGQKLVVLHEMTRPLIEVETDEENLSALAVGQKAIVTADAFPGRELSAVVTDLGSKVNPERGTIQILLTPTSHATWLRPDLTVDVNIITEKSARRIILPADTLTRHGGGSAVFVVRHGRAVPVRVTAGAVGSAGVVVTGDLRDGEQVVRNADNVTAYSDIKPNRRR
- a CDS encoding zf-HC2 domain-containing protein, whose amino-acid sequence is MTCEHYIEMISAGIDDELTDVEVTELEDHLRTCSECRKLQSRVQNQNAEMSDKGVPPMPETLRANIRQKLMLTKPKPHAHIWYVDDPFRMIIPAKKENKPLVMSPWGRAI